In a single window of the Neoarius graeffei isolate fNeoGra1 chromosome 28, fNeoGra1.pri, whole genome shotgun sequence genome:
- the h3f3c gene encoding H3 histone, family 3C: MARTKQTARKSTGGKAPRKQLATKAARKSAPSTGGVKKPHRYRPGTVALREIRRYQKSTELLIRKLPFQRLVREIAQDFKTDLRFQSAAIGALQEASEAYLVGLFEDTNLCAIHAKRVTIMPKDIQLARRIRGERA; this comes from the exons ATGGCCCGTACCAAGCAAACCGCCCGCAAATCTACAGGAGGCAAAGCTCCTCGGAAGCAGCTGGCCACTAAAGCTGCCCGTAAGAGTGCGCCTTCTACTGGAGGAGTGAAGAAACCTCACCGCTACAG GCCCGGCACAGTGGCTCTGCGTGAGATCCGTCGGTACCAGAAGTCCACCGAGCTGCTGATCCGTAAGCTGCCCTTCCAGCGCCTGGTGAGAGAGATCGCACAGGACTTCAAAACGGATCTGCGCTTCCAGAGTGCTGCCATCGGAGccctgcag GAGGCCAGCGAGGCGTACCTGGTGGGTCTTTTCGAGGACACCAACCTGTGTGCCATCCACGCCAAGCGTGTCACCATCATGCCCAAAGACATCCAGCTGGCACGCCGTATCCGCGGAGAGCGCGCCTAG
- the LOC132876091 gene encoding zinc finger protein 18-like encodes MESSPFADLVHALATAQQSQHQVLVTLRKEQERRFEALVLAQQEDREAFRHLLASAGSTSIPAVGPSPLTVTKMSPQDDPKAFLTLFERVAEASGWPMEQCAARLLPLLTGEAQLAALQLPADRRLAYADLRRAVLQRMGRTPEQQRQRFRTLRLEEVGRPFAFGQQLRDACWQWLRADDRDAEGIIDQVVLEQFIARLPARTAEWVQCHRPASLDQAVGLAEDHLAAVPVAGQPTTSSLLSSLSFSPPFCVPSSPHSPTTETGAGSTPAGPPHPWCPPVSPFCVCLPPSGE; translated from the coding sequence atggaatcctccccgttcgccgacctggtccacgccctcgccacggctcagcaaagccagcaccaggtgctcgtcacgctccgaaaggaacaagagcggcgcttcgaagccctggtgctggcccagcaggaagatcgcgaggcgttccggcatctcctcgcgtcggcggggtccaccagcatcccggccgtgggcccgtctcccctcaccgtgaccaagatgagcccgcaggacgaccccaaggcgttcctcacattgtttgaacgggtcgccgaagcctcggggtggccgatggagcagtgcgcggcgcgcctcctccccctcctgacaggagaggcgcagctggccgcgctacagctccccgccgaccgccggctggcctacgcggacctccgccgggccgtcctccagcgcatggggcgcacaccagaacaacagcgtcagcgcttccgcacgctgcgattggaggaagtcggccggccgttcgcgttcggccagcagctccgggatgcctgctggcagtggctgagggccgacgatcgcgacgccgagggaatcattgatcaggtggtgctggagcagttcattgcccgcttaccagccagaaccgcggagtgggtccagtgccaccgcccggcgtcgctggatcaggcagtaggactggcggaggatcatttggcggctgttccggtggcaggacagccgacaacgtcttctcttctctcctctctctctttctcccctcccttttgtgtcccatcctcgccccattcccccaccacggagacgggggccggctccaccccagccggcccgccgcacccgtggtgccctcccgtttctcccttctgtgtctgtctccccccctcaggtgagtga